In one Electrophorus electricus isolate fEleEle1 chromosome 21, fEleEle1.pri, whole genome shotgun sequence genomic region, the following are encoded:
- the celf1 gene encoding CUGBP Elav-like family member 1 isoform X13 gives MNGTLDHPDQPDIDAIKMFVGQIPRAWSEEQLRELFEPYGAVYEINVLRDRSQNPPQSKGCCFVTYYTRKSALEAQNALHNMKILPGMHHPVQMKPADSEKNNSVEDRKLFIGMISKKCNENDIRLMFSPYGQIEECRILRGPDGLSRGCAFITFTARQMAQSAIKSMHQSQTMEGCSSPIVVKFADTQKDKEQKRMAQQLQQQMQQLNAASMWGNLTGLNSLGPQYLALYLQLLQQSASSGNALNNLHPMSGLNAMQNLAALAAAASATQATPTGSSALTTSSSPLSVLTSSGTPSGQQTHSAWDGCKAGSSPSSSTTSSVNPMTSLGALQSLAAGAGAGLNMSSLAGMAALNGGLGSGSLSNGSGSTMEALTQAAYSGIQQYAAAALPSLYNQSLLSQQSISAAGSQKEGSDNRSTGPEGANLFIYHLPQEFGDQDLLQMFMPFGNVISAKVFIDKQTNLSKCFGFVSYDNPVSSQAAIQSMNGFQIGMKRLKVQLKRSKNDSKPY, from the exons ATGAATGGAACTCTGGACCACCCGGACCAGCCAGACATTGACGCCATAAAGATGTTTGTGGGTCAGATCCCACGGGCCTGGTCAGAGGAACAGCTTCGGGAGCTGTTTGAACCCTACGGTGCCGTCTATGAAATCAACGTCCTCCGAGACAGGAGTCAAAACCCTCCACAGAGCAAAG GCTGTTGCTTCGTCACATATTACACACGAAAATCAGCATTAGAAGCACAAAATGCCCTTCACAACATGAAAATTCTTCCGGGG ATGCATCATCCCGTTCAGATGAAGCCAGCGGATAGTGAAAAGAACAATT CGGTAGAAGACAGAAAGCTCTTCATTGGGATGATCTCAAAGAAGTGCAACGAGAACGACATCCGACTTATGTTTTCCCCATACGGTCAGATTGAGGAGTGCCGCATTCTCCGGGGACCTGATGGATTAAGCCGAG GTTGTGCCTTCATCACATTCACAGCCAGGCAGATGGCCCAGTCTGCCATTAAATCCATGCACCAGTCACAGACCATGGAG GGCTGCTCGTCTCCAATCGTGGTGAAGTTTGCggacacacagaaagataaagaacagaagcGCATGGCCCAGCAACTCCAGCAGCAGATGCAGCAGCTCAACGctgcctccatgtgggggaACTTGACTGGCCTCAACTCGCTAGGTCCCCAGTACCTCGCA CTTTATTTGCAGCTCCTGCAGCAGTCTGCGTCCTCTGGAAATGCGCTCAACAATCTCCACCCCATGTCAG gtctgAATGCCATGCAGAACCTGGCTGCGTTGGCAGCTGCAGCAAGCGCCAcgcaggccacacccactggcaGCAGTGCCCTGACCACCTCCAGCTCGCCACTGAGCGTGCTCACCAGCTCAGGTACGCCTTCTGGACAACAGACTCACTCTGCCTGGGACGGCTGCAAGG CAGGCTCCTCACCCAGCTCCAGCACTACTTCCTCAGTCAATCCCATGACTTCTCTGGGGGCCCTCCAGTCTCTGGCAGCAGGGGCAGGAGCTGGCCTCAACATGAGCTCACTAGCAG GCATGGCTGCGCTTAATGGGGGCTTGGGCAGTGGAAGTCTGTCTAATGGGTCTGGCAGCACTATGGAGGCACTCACCCAGGCAGCGTACTCCGGGATCCAGCAGTATGCAGCTGCAGCCCTGCCCAGCCTCTACAACCAGAGCCTGCTTTCCCAGCAGAGCATCAGTGCCGCTGGCAGCCAGAAAGAAG GAAGTGACAATCGAAGCACTG GCCCAGAGGGTGCAAATCTGTTCATTTACCATCTGCCACAGGAGTTTGGTGACCAGGATCTGCTTCAGATGTTCATGCCTTTTGGCAATGTCATCTCAGCCAAGGTGTTCATAGATAAACAGACCAACCTCAGCAAGTGTTTTG GCTTTGTGAGTTACGACAATCCTGTTTCATCCCAGGCAGCCATTCAGTCCATGAACGGTTTTCAGATCGGGATGAAACGGCTGAAGGTTCAACTGAAACGATCCAAAAACGACAGCAAGCCATACTGA